Proteins from one Anaerolineae bacterium genomic window:
- a CDS encoding sigma-70 family RNA polymerase sigma factor, with protein sequence RVWLGRIVTNTTLDYLRRQNPEQPLDETVPPAPSAEETPLRHLEREEMRQLVRQAVLSLPAQCRVALILREYEGLSYREIAEMLDIPMGTVMSRLHYARQLLRERLAPLLELPEHPAGGLEEDANDAR encoded by the coding sequence CGGGTCTGGCTGGGTCGCATCGTCACCAATACCACCCTGGATTACCTGCGCCGGCAGAACCCTGAACAGCCGCTGGACGAGACGGTACCGCCGGCCCCGTCAGCAGAGGAGACCCCCCTGCGTCACCTGGAGCGGGAGGAGATGCGCCAGCTTGTGCGCCAGGCGGTACTGTCCCTGCCGGCGCAGTGTCGGGTAGCGCTTATCCTGCGGGAGTACGAGGGCCTGTCCTATCGGGAGATTGCCGAGATGCTGGACATTCCCATGGGCACGGTGATGTCGCGCCTGCATTACGCGCGCCAGCTCCTGCGGGAAAGGCTGGCGCCTCTGCTGGAACTGCCGGAGCACCCTGCCGGCGGCTTGGAGGAGGATGCGAATGACGCACGATGA
- a CDS encoding zf-HC2 domain-containing protein, with the protein MTHDELVSLLTAFADGELEPRRRMLMEEHVRQCAECAHRLEELRRLSRALRIWEVPGATAERARALSSALVQMLPHRPAASYLRRPSWITWAFPAGLVVWGALVEAAAVLTMAFGLAVMAAGLFAPANTWLSWLAGIFPSLNAPYWLETIPGLRDLGCQVLGIHNILPASFWDWLMSFLMPTLVYVSLLAVVCLGMWGWFGVQMARRRL; encoded by the coding sequence ATGACGCACGATGAACTGGTTTCCCTGTTGACGGCCTTCGCCGATGGAGAGCTGGAGCCCCGCCGGCGCATGCTGATGGAGGAGCATGTGCGCCAGTGTGCGGAATGCGCCCATCGGCTGGAGGAACTGCGCCGGCTGTCCCGCGCTCTCCGCATCTGGGAAGTGCCTGGCGCGACGGCCGAGCGGGCGCGGGCGCTGTCCTCCGCCCTCGTCCAGATGCTTCCGCACCGGCCGGCCGCATCCTATCTCCGCCGGCCTTCCTGGATAACGTGGGCGTTCCCGGCCGGGCTGGTGGTATGGGGTGCGCTGGTGGAGGCCGCCGCTGTCCTGACCATGGCCTTCGGGCTGGCGGTCATGGCGGCCGGCCTGTTTGCGCCGGCCAACACCTGGCTGAGCTGGCTGGCCGGCATCTTCCCCTCCCTGAACGCGCCCTACTGGCTCGAGACAATCCCGGGACTGAGGGACCTGGGCTGTCAGGTACTGGGTATCCACAACATTTTGCCGGCCTCGTTCTGGGACTGGCTGATGAGTTTCCTGATGCCCACGCTCGTGTACGTCTCGCTGTTGGCGGTGGTCTGCCTGGGAATGTGGGG